ttttgtccagataAATGCAACAGTTGCACTGATGAATCCTCAGATGCTACAGAAAAATCCCAAATTCCGATACCGGGAGATGCCACTTCAGACGGGCAGGATCACATGACCGAGAACCAATCCCATAATGACCTTGTTAGAAGTAAGTGTTAACAAATGTGTGAGTAGTGTAATCCAAACATGCTTGACATCCTTGGCCAGACTCCAGTGTAAGgctgaacgattaattgcatttgcGATAATATCGCGATATGAGAAAATGCGATTTTCTAATCGCTACGTGCGCGATTTGAGGTGGGCACGTGACGCGAGCGAAAGAGCGGAGAACTCGGCTGCAACAACTTTTCATCCTGTCAGTTCATCTTTAACCTGTAGCGCAATGGCCTCTGCCTCGACGGAACAGTCAGTAACTGACACAGCTGCGACTTTAATCTCAAAGAGGAACAGCACGTCGGTGGTGTGGAActattttggtttcaaaaaaGAAGATGCTGCACAGCTTCAGGTGTTATGCAGAGCATGCCGTGCTCCCGTTGCGACTTCACGGGGTAACACTACAAACTTGTTTCAGCACTTAAAAAAATACCACAAATCAATGTATGACAGTTGTATGACCAAAATACCGAGCACCAGTGCGCCAGACAGGCCAAATACCTCAAGACAGGGATCACTGACCGAAATGTTCGAAAGTGTCACTCCGTATGAACGTAATTCAAAACGGCACGGGGAAATCACTCGGGCAATAACCGAGTTCATAGCCAAAGATATGATGCCTCTCAGCACGATGACCAAGCCTGGATTCGTGGCATTGACATATACGCTTGATAAACGGTACAATATACCCTCCCGTACATACTTCAGTCAGACTGCCATACCGGAGCTGTACAAAAAGTGTAAAGAGAAAGTCGCCGCGGAGGTTAAAACGGTGGAGTTTTTTGCTAGCACTACAGATATGTGGTCAAGCCGCACAGCTGAGCCTTACCAGAGTCTTACAGTCCATTTTATTGATGAAGATTTCAACCTCAGAGCTCGCTGCCTACAAACTACCTACTTCCCAGACGACCACACAGGGGAAAATATTGCAGCCGGCCTGAGAGAAGGGCTTGCCAGCTGGGATCTCCACGAGGAGAATCACGTCTGCATCACGACGGACAACGCGTCAAATATGGTTCTGGCTGCGCGGCTTAATGAATGGACGAGGCTCCAGTGTTTTGGGCACAGATTACATCTTGCCATTGGTAAGTTAtgtcgcgcgtgtgtgtgtgtgtgtgtgtgtgtgtgtgtgcgtgcgcgcaaaAGAGAGAGATGCGTCGATTAGTAATAAGCtggatacaaatatataaattatgtgtagttggggattcattaaattaatatttcctcCCACTCCTTTTCTAATATGtaaattgaaatattatgttttgattttatgtCTGTTGTGGAATGGCCacctgcatttttgtttttttgtttgtttttgtttttttacatgttctaaataaacacaaaaagtgtgtgtgtgtgtgtgtgtgtgtgtgtgtgtgtgtgtgtgtgagagagagagagagagagagagagaggacaggggTGTGGATGTGTGCATTTTAGAATGACAGAGAATGTGAGTGTGTAATAGTGATAGCCTTGAATCACAAAACTCAAATTTAATTGTgtgtaatacactactttctattTCTTTCAGAAAATGCACTCAAAGATGACAGAGTGTCAAGGGCAACAGCACTGTGCAGGAAGCTGGTGGGACACTTTTCCCACAGTTGGAAGAAGAAGGCAGCACTGATGGAGGCACAGAGGGAGCTCAAACTCCCTGAGCACAACCTCATAACGGAGTGCCCAACAAGATGGGGATCTAAAGAAATGATGATTGCTAGAGTGCTTGAACAGGCCAAAGCCATTTCTCAGGTATTGTCTGGAGATCGATATGCACGCTCCCTCATCCCAACCTGGCAAGATATTGATGTGTTGGAGTCGATTCACAAGGCACTGCATCCTCTACTGGAATTTACTGATGCTCTTTCTGGAGAGGAGTATGTGAGCATCTCCTACCTCAAGCCAGTTCTTCACCTTTTTGCCACATCAGTCCTGGCTGAAGATGCTGAGGACACTGACCTGACTAAATCAATAAAAACCAAAGTCCTAGCATACCTCAATAATAAATATGGAGACCCAAACATCCAGGAGCTTTTGGATGTTGCCTGTTTCCTGGACCCTAGGTTCAAAATACAGTACATCAGTACTGACAACATCCCTGCTATCAAGACCCGACTGAAGACAGAGATGGTAGACTTAGCACAGCGTACATATCATCGGGTAAATGATAATTAtgtatttcacaaaaacacaatttttctgtAAAATCTAACTGGAAAACTAATGGCTGTTGTTTTTATCTAATAGGAGAAGAGGTCTCGTACTGAAACTGTTCAGATGCCTCAAAGTGCACAGCCCTTGGGGGAAAAGGCGAAGAGGTCTCTTGGCAGTTTTTTCAAGACCAGTGCAGCCTCTCCTTCTTTGCCTGTTGAAGATGTCGCAGAGGCAGAGTTAAACAATTACCTGATGACTCCTACCATTGATGGAGAAGATGATCCCTTGGCTTGGTGGAGGGTGCACAAGATCAGCTACCCACAGTTGTGCATCATGGCCCGCAAGTATCTTTGTGTACCTGCCACAAGCGCTCCCTCAGAGCGTCTTTTTAGCACAGGAGGGAATATTGTGACTTGCACTCGCTCATCCTTGAAGCCAGCAAAAGTCAATATTCTGGTTTTCTTAGCAAAAAACCTGTGAGCCACTGAGAACAAAACTGTTGGATCATTATAGCTGGCAGTGCCATACTCGTAGTGAACTTTAGTCTGTGTGGTGTGTTATTGTTGTGTACTTGATAAGTGAGGTTGATCTATTCCAAattataatattcaaatagtttttgtctaatttaaaagtgcatttctccatttttttatttataactttatttattttgattttactaaatattttcaaagCAAATGCTGTTGCAGTTGTGTGAAATGTTACTGACTTTGGAGCAgtaagataattattatttttaattatttttttcttcagactGTAAATTTTGCACACAGTGTTTACAAAGTGCGCATACCtttgtttaaattattgaaatgcaCAGTGGCAAAGCCATAGATGTTTCTGCAACGAGCAGttcaataaaaatgtcatttatttcaagtcatacatgttttaatttaattataacaaaTAGGCCCAGCCTATGGGAAAGAACATTTCACACTAAATGCatctaatattgtgttggtcatatttaaataattcattacgttttgttggggaaaaaagaggataaaaaaatctttacaaaacAAATCGCATATTAAATCGCAATCGCaatattggggaaaaaaatcgcaattagattATTTTCCCAAATCGTTCAGCCTTACTCCAGTGACAATTGTTTATGCATATTTTTTGGTGAATGTTGCTCGAAAGTTTAGTATTCACTTGACTGAGAATGAATCATAACTTTCACTTTATACAACTGAAGCAGTGTAACAGATGCCATTTCTACAGAAAAACAGTTTCCTTTAACAATTTTATTGAATCAGAAATATCTAGttttgaactttattttatttatttttttatcagtcagTGATGCGTATATGAAACTGATctgataaaaaatgtttctcttgtTGCTAGTCAGTACTTTTTCATAAACTTCAAAGAGTTTGTGATCTAGTCTCATTTGGATTATCAACCTTTGTCAGCATTTTCTACAGTTCTGCACCACTGAAAACTGAAgcttacatctaaaaaaaaacactgatgtgATTTTAAAACGTTTACTGTGATGATAATTGATTTCAGTATTCACTGCAGCGCTGATATTCTTTGCCTTTGGGGTTAGCTTTGATTTGAGATTACGATAATGAATAATGTATATGTAAGCCCTTTTTGCTTGCTGATTTTAGTTGGTAAGATAATGCTATAGGTGCATAAGCATTGAGTCTTGGCATTAATTTGTGTGAAGTTTGtgttgattaaaagaaaatttacTGAAATTGAACCAGCGCCTTTCTATTGCATTGAAGTTGTTACTTTCAGCTGTTCTTCTGCCAAAGTCTCAGAAGCTTAGTGAGCAAGGATATCCCATTGTGGTTTGGCCTTGTTTGGCCTGGATCTGGAAATCAAGGCTGAGAACTTGAATGTATTGAAATAGGTGCTCTCTTACCTGGTGAAGCATGAGGTTGCATCATAAGGATTTTTCTTGTTCTGCTCATACGGGTTTGTGCACTTTAAAAATGTTGAGCTTGATAACACTCAGAGGTTGTTGTTCCGCATGTAAGATTGAAGTTGGATCAGCTCAGTTGTTGAACTGACTAACTCAAGGCATTGTTTTATGCAAATGAGGTCAGATGGATGTGGAGTGTTGGAAATTCTCACTCATCACTGAGACGGTTGGAAATAATTAGGCAAACAAAGATTTGAAACAAAAGATGTGATCGGAAAATGTTCACCACTTTTAGAGGGGGAAAAGTCCTGACACACCGTCCTGTTGTGTGGAAATCTGGTGGACCGCAATAGAAAACTATTCCCTGCAAGATGCACGTTTGACACAAAAATAGCCTGTTTCTAATCTATCAACCTtgtttcctctctttctctctctctctctcttgttcttcCTTTTCCTTATCTGTCTCTCTTGCAGTATGCTGACTTTGTCCTAATTTTCTCTCTTGAGATGAGTTTGTACTAGTGATATGCACATactttcaaaggtttggggtcagtaaggtttttccttttgaaagaaatgaataattTGAATGCTTTTCAGaatgcattcagttgatcaaatgTGACGGTAAAGATATTTCTTTTTCAactaaatgttgttcttttgggCTTTCTATGCATGaaagaaacctaaaaaaaaatgtatcactgtttccacaaaaatattaagcagaactgtttttaacatcgataataataagaCACGAGTGGAGAAAAAAGCAActgtgccatcacaggaataaattattttaaaatatatttacttttaaaaggtattattattattattattattattattattattattaaattattataagtgAAGATCTACCCAAGATTCTGTATGTGAGCCTATACAATGTATATGAGGTTGTCTGGCCTAGTATGGATGGAGTAGGGTCGTAGGGCAGTGCACTAATTGGATTAGGAAGTACGATGTGATATTTTAAACCCATCGATAGGAAATCGATAGGAAATCAACTTGACTGGCCACTTTACAACATTTTATctaattttcttatatttttactttactttagcaGAGTTCACTAAATATGAATCACGCTTATTCAGCATTGTCCGTTGACTTACATGGGCGAACAGAAATGGATGATGGCTGAACATGCTTGAGCTATCGGTGTCATTTTGGGCTTCAATAAAGACAATACAGTACAATTACACATCCAGATTCTCACAGTTTCATATGTGTGGGATGTGGCAGCCTCCTAGCTGAATGACTGAAAAGCTTGTTTTGTCCTGAATGAATTTCAAGAGACTGATGTAATGATCAAGAGGTGTTTAATCACTGAATATTTCACATGATTGTCAGTCATTTTTAGCATTTATATCATTCTGTGCACAGACAACGCCTCTATGGCAGGAATTTTGGGTTTGTTATGTCTAGGATCAGGTATTTGTGGTTACTTTCATGATTAGGCTTTCCTATTAATTCTCAAAATCAATCCAATGTTTCTAAGACAGTACACATGCATTTCACCTGCATTAACTTTTGAAGAGTGCCTTTATTTCGATCATTTTGGGTGAAAAGAGTTGATTGATTCAAGATGCAAATTTTTCAGACCACGTGTTCCTCAGACACAAGAGCCCATTAGAACAGAGGAGTAATTTTCAAGTGATTACTTAGCCATGGGTCATGGAATCAAAACTGGAATAAATAGGGTGAAATGCTTGCGCAGGGGTTGATTAAAATGGCCATTGTGATTCTACCTCTCTGCTAATTATTTCC
The DNA window shown above is from Carassius carassius chromosome 26, fCarCar2.1, whole genome shotgun sequence and carries:
- the LOC132106241 gene encoding E3 SUMO-protein ligase ZBED1-like, with protein sequence MRFSNRYVRDLRWARDASERAENSAATTFHPVSSSLTCSAMASASTEQSVTDTAATLISKRNSTSVVWNYFGFKKEDAAQLQVLCRACRAPVATSRGNTTNLFQHLKKYHKSMYDSCMTKIPSTSAPDRPNTSRQGSLTEMFESVTPYERNSKRHGEITRAITEFIAKDMMPLSTMTKPGFVALTYTLDKRYNIPSRTYFSQTAIPELYKKCKEKVAAEVKTVEFFASTTDMWSSRTAEPYQSLTVHFIDEDFNLRARCLQTTYFPDDHTGENIAAGLREGLASWDLHEENHVCITTDNASNMVLAARLNEWTRLQCFGHRLHLAIENALKDDRVSRATALCRKLVGHFSHSWKKKAALMEAQRELKLPEHNLITECPTRWGSKEMMIARVLEQAKAISQVLSGDRYARSLIPTWQDIDVLESIHKALHPLLEFTDALSGEEYVSISYLKPVLHLFATSVLAEDAEDTDLTKSIKTKVLAYLNNKYGDPNIQELLDVACFLDPRFKIQYISTDNIPAIKTRLKTEMVDLAQRTYHREKRSRTETVQMPQSAQPLGEKAKRSLGSFFKTSAASPSLPVEDVAEAELNNYLMTPTIDGEDDPLAWWRVHKISYPQLCIMARKYLCVPATSAPSERLFSTGGNIVTCTRSSLKPAKVNILVFLAKNL